In a genomic window of Desulfobacterales bacterium:
- the ppk2 gene encoding polyphosphate kinase 2: MAKKKSKSKNKPKNKPDKSEGKLSRKAYEKELAKLHAELVKLQLYVKEKGLKIIVVFEGRDAAGKGGVIKRITERVSPRVFRVEALPAPTDREKTQMYVQRYISRFPAAGEIVLFDRSWYNRAGVERVMNFCTKDEYEDFLEKAPIFERWMVESGIQLIKYWFDISKEEQERRFRARIEDPRKVWKLSPMDVESFKRWYDYSRARDNMLAATDTGWAPWHIVRADNKRRARLNCITHLLSLIPYKKLSRKKVDLGKRSNKGKYDDQASIAQHSFVPDVY, encoded by the coding sequence ATGGCCAAGAAAAAATCCAAATCCAAAAATAAGCCGAAAAATAAGCCTGATAAGTCTGAAGGCAAGCTTTCAAGGAAGGCGTATGAAAAGGAACTTGCCAAGCTGCATGCCGAGCTGGTCAAGCTGCAATTGTACGTCAAAGAGAAGGGGCTTAAGATCATTGTCGTCTTTGAGGGGCGCGACGCTGCCGGCAAAGGGGGCGTGATCAAACGGATTACTGAAAGAGTCAGCCCCCGCGTGTTCCGGGTGGAGGCCCTGCCAGCCCCCACCGATCGCGAGAAAACCCAGATGTATGTCCAGCGCTATATCAGCCGTTTTCCAGCCGCCGGCGAAATCGTGCTGTTTGACCGCAGCTGGTATAACCGCGCCGGTGTCGAGCGTGTCATGAATTTTTGCACCAAAGATGAGTATGAAGATTTTCTAGAGAAGGCACCGATCTTTGAACGCTGGATGGTTGAATCCGGCATTCAGCTGATCAAATACTGGTTTGACATCAGCAAAGAGGAGCAGGAGCGCCGTTTCCGCGCCCGTATCGAAGATCCACGAAAGGTTTGGAAGCTCAGCCCCATGGATGTGGAGTCATTCAAGCGCTGGTATGATTATTCGCGTGCGCGTGACAATATGCTGGCCGCCACAGACACAGGCTGGGCACCGTGGCATATCGTGCGCGCAGATAACAAAAGACGTGCCCGGCTCAACTGCATTACGCATTTGCTGAGCCTGATTCCGTACAAGAAATTATCCCGCAAGAAGGTTGATCTCGGCAAACGCAGCAATAAAGGAAAGTACGACGATCAGGCCTCTATTGCCCAGCACAGCTTTGTTCCTGATGTATATTGA
- a CDS encoding NUDIX hydrolase, giving the protein MSIEAVDPSMHYPQSGVIPFRLTNGEIEILLITTNSRKHWTIPKGLIEDGMSAAESAVQEAYEEAGIEGELHGISVGRYQYHKWGGTCEVEVFLMAVTHLLDHWPEEYFRERVWRSIDDARATVKHKGLGDILGEMEFVIPKISSHPANGQSSAPE; this is encoded by the coding sequence ATGAGCATTGAAGCTGTTGATCCATCCATGCATTATCCCCAATCCGGTGTCATCCCGTTTCGATTGACAAACGGAGAGATTGAGATTTTGCTGATTACCACCAACAGCCGCAAGCACTGGACCATACCCAAGGGCCTCATTGAAGATGGGATGTCAGCGGCGGAATCGGCTGTTCAGGAAGCTTACGAGGAAGCTGGCATTGAGGGTGAGCTGCATGGAATCAGTGTGGGTCGCTATCAATATCATAAATGGGGGGGAACCTGCGAGGTGGAAGTTTTTCTAATGGCGGTCACCCACTTATTGGACCACTGGCCGGAAGAATATTTTCGCGAAAGGGTGTGGCGCAGCATCGATGATGCCCGTGCAACGGTCAAACACAAGGGCCTTGGCGATATTTTAGGTGAGATGGAATTTGTCATACCGAAAATCAGCTCCCACCCCGCCAACGGCCAAAGCAGTGCGCCAGAATGA
- the pal gene encoding peptidoglycan-associated lipoprotein Pal — protein sequence MNHKRWALLVFLLVIFVAFLAPSCAKKELKTEPTMSEEEARRQAEEEARRREQERQAAIKEEALKEEAFRAEGERIQTARERFENEDVLFEFDSASLTAEAQEILREKAEWLRDNPSARVIIEGHCDERGTNEYNLALGDRRAYSSKAFLTDLGIEDSRLTTISYGEEQPIAAGSTEDAWAKNRRAHFVIK from the coding sequence ATGAATCACAAAAGGTGGGCACTTCTGGTCTTCTTGCTGGTCATTTTCGTGGCCTTTTTAGCGCCTTCGTGTGCTAAAAAAGAATTAAAAACTGAACCCACGATGTCTGAGGAAGAAGCCCGCAGGCAAGCAGAAGAGGAGGCTAGAAGACGGGAACAGGAGCGTCAGGCGGCCATAAAAGAAGAGGCCCTTAAAGAAGAGGCCTTCCGTGCCGAAGGCGAAAGAATCCAAACCGCGAGGGAAAGATTCGAAAACGAGGACGTTCTTTTTGAATTTGACAGCGCCAGCTTAACAGCGGAAGCTCAGGAAATTTTGCGTGAAAAAGCGGAATGGCTCAGAGACAACCCGAGTGCGCGGGTAATCATCGAAGGCCACTGCGATGAACGCGGTACCAATGAATATAACCTGGCATTGGGCGACAGGCGCGCATACAGCTCCAAGGCCTTCCTGACAGACCTGGGCATTGAAGACTCGCGCTTAACCACAATCAGTTATGGCGAAGAGCAGCCGATTGCTGCAGGTTCAACAGAAGACGCTTGGGCCAAAAACAGGCGCGCTCATTTTGTGATCAAGTAA
- a CDS encoding CYTH domain-containing protein → MEIERKFLVTELPPELDSVVGISIRQGYVAIEDSDFELRFRQKDGSFYQTIKQGSGLVRQEYEIELTRDQFKSLWPLTESRRIQKVRYKLPLGDLICEVDIFGEPLKGLQLVEVEFDSVEQSNTFMPPDWFGNEVTEDRHYKNRQLALHGLPKATKA, encoded by the coding sequence ATGGAAATAGAACGGAAATTTTTAGTCACAGAACTTCCGCCCGAATTGGATTCGGTTGTTGGGATCTCGATTCGACAAGGGTATGTTGCAATTGAAGACAGCGACTTTGAGTTGCGGTTCCGGCAGAAAGACGGTTCTTTTTATCAAACCATCAAACAGGGCTCCGGTCTGGTTCGGCAGGAATATGAAATTGAGTTGACACGCGACCAATTTAAATCGTTGTGGCCACTGACTGAAAGCCGCCGAATCCAGAAGGTTCGGTATAAATTGCCCCTCGGTGATCTCATCTGTGAGGTCGATATCTTTGGCGAACCGTTAAAAGGACTGCAGTTGGTTGAAGTTGAATTTGATAGCGTTGAACAAAGCAATACCTTCATGCCGCCAGATTGGTTTGGAAATGAGGTGACCGAAGACAGGCACTATAAAAATCGGCAACTGGCGCTTCACGGTTTGCCGAAAGCAACCAAAGCATGA
- a CDS encoding exopolyphosphatase gives MESILKFAAIDIGSNGVRLLLSGVFEEGYTATFRKMSLIRMPIRLGDDAFTQKLISERKVAELVKSMIGFKHLMEAFEPLDYMACATSAMREAENGPEICNRILAEANIKIDIIDGKREAEFIFENKSADLFGQNDAYLYVDIGGGSTDITLFSRGRNIASRSFNIGTIRLMEGLVSKAYWKKMKQWLKNYSAPFTTMAAIGSGGNINKVFRLANCKNGRPLTIKKMMKVRRFLKHFTVKERIKELALRPDRADVIIPALDIYLKIMKWAGIDVIYVPQVGLADGIVRILYNRYKASQPDSDAAVLCQGINLEVK, from the coding sequence ATGGAATCGATATTAAAGTTCGCGGCAATTGATATTGGCTCAAATGGCGTGCGACTCCTGTTGTCCGGTGTTTTCGAAGAAGGGTATACAGCGACCTTCAGAAAAATGTCACTTATTCGTATGCCCATTCGCCTGGGTGATGATGCCTTTACCCAAAAACTCATCTCAGAACGCAAGGTCGCAGAGCTTGTCAAGAGCATGATCGGATTCAAACACCTGATGGAAGCCTTTGAGCCGCTGGATTATATGGCTTGCGCCACCTCGGCAATGCGTGAGGCTGAAAACGGGCCAGAGATCTGCAATCGAATTTTGGCCGAGGCGAACATTAAAATTGATATTATCGACGGCAAAAGAGAGGCCGAGTTTATTTTTGAGAATAAAAGCGCCGATCTGTTCGGTCAAAACGATGCTTATTTATACGTGGACATCGGCGGCGGCAGCACCGATATTACCCTATTTTCCCGGGGGCGGAACATTGCTTCCAGGTCATTTAACATCGGAACCATACGGCTTATGGAGGGTCTGGTGTCAAAGGCCTATTGGAAAAAGATGAAACAATGGCTCAAAAACTACTCTGCACCCTTCACAACCATGGCGGCAATCGGCAGCGGCGGAAATATTAACAAGGTATTTCGTCTGGCAAACTGTAAAAACGGCAGACCGCTGACAATCAAAAAAATGATGAAAGTCCGCCGCTTTCTGAAACATTTTACGGTTAAGGAACGCATTAAGGAGTTGGCTTTGCGGCCGGATCGCGCCGACGTCATCATTCCGGCCTTGGATATCTACCTTAAAATTATGAAGTGGGCCGGAATCGACGTCATCTATGTTCCTCAGGTCGGTCTGGCCGATGGTATCGTTCGCATTCTCTACAATCGGTATAAAGCATCGCAACCTGATAGTGATGCAGCAGTTCTCTGCCAAGGCATCAACCTAGAAGTGAAATAA
- a CDS encoding 4Fe-4S binding protein — protein sequence MDDLYIRLAKHLESLIMGYPYTEELLDLLKEMFSPAEAQVALAIPNDLEPLQVVSLEKIAERADLPVPEVAKALDSMAGRNMLYTAPTADGPIGYALLQVGYGLPQTFFWKGIQDETTKKMAKLVLKYFTVPTTHKIYGGVRTKSFKYSPANSSIEIPMQGVMPNEQIGPIVEAATKIAVAHCPCRMSAKILGRTDCPHSLEVCVKYDEMAEFVIDKGLAREISKDEAHQIMANSEKEGLVHMVDNTQGQIKHTCNCCGHYCWNVGILRRRKIPRDQLMAVYFIRETELDECIGCGACAEICPVDAVQMVDDKPLVDPDWCIGCGVCAIQCPANVISISRRIAHQGPRDFEQLHRQIKKERNL from the coding sequence ATGGATGATCTCTACATTCGTCTGGCCAAACACCTGGAAAGCCTGATTATGGGTTACCCGTACACCGAAGAGCTCCTTGATTTGCTAAAGGAGATGTTTAGCCCGGCAGAAGCCCAGGTCGCCCTGGCCATCCCCAATGACCTGGAGCCGCTGCAGGTGGTGAGTCTGGAAAAGATCGCCGAGCGTGCGGATCTTCCCGTACCAGAGGTAGCGAAAGCCTTGGACTCCATGGCCGGACGCAATATGCTCTATACGGCACCCACCGCTGACGGCCCCATTGGATATGCACTGCTGCAAGTCGGTTACGGGTTGCCCCAGACATTTTTCTGGAAAGGCATACAGGATGAGACGACCAAAAAAATGGCCAAGCTGGTACTCAAATATTTTACCGTACCGACCACACACAAAATTTATGGTGGCGTCCGCACCAAATCGTTTAAATACAGTCCAGCCAACAGCAGCATCGAGATACCGATGCAGGGCGTGATGCCGAATGAACAGATCGGCCCCATCGTTGAGGCCGCCACCAAAATAGCCGTCGCCCATTGTCCTTGCCGTATGTCGGCCAAAATTCTGGGTCGCACGGATTGCCCCCATAGTCTCGAAGTGTGCGTCAAGTATGATGAGATGGCGGAATTTGTTATCGATAAAGGTCTGGCCCGCGAAATTTCAAAAGATGAAGCCCATCAGATAATGGCAAACAGTGAAAAAGAAGGGCTGGTGCATATGGTGGACAATACCCAGGGGCAGATAAAACATACCTGCAATTGCTGTGGCCACTATTGTTGGAATGTCGGTATTCTTCGGCGGCGTAAAATACCGCGCGACCAGTTAATGGCCGTCTATTTTATACGTGAAACCGAACTCGATGAATGTATTGGCTGCGGTGCCTGCGCTGAGATTTGCCCGGTGGATGCGGTCCAAATGGTTGATGACAAACCCCTGGTGGACCCGGATTGGTGCATTGGATGTGGCGTGTGTGCCATTCAGTGCCCGGCAAATGTGATATCCATCAGCCGTCGCATCGCACATCAGGGACCAAGGGACTTTGAGCAGCTGCATCGGCAGATTAAGAAGGAAAGAAACCTTTAA
- a CDS encoding PilZ domain-containing protein — protein MTGGRSINPIGVWKEGPAVTAEKALTAEADWQDAESRVAEAKTAAGTGPASSAAIFFENSEDIKRSDPNQHNIWDTMAIEKIIFITNNPQTSKGHPSAADQRFSKRFEHEAPLIIKDCDNGTYAYGRMYNYSRGGIYFESDAVFKPGTCVRVDIERAQHSLAADSYYAAVRWCKEIFDAVVLYDYGIGIEFDRKINRSAAIGRLRLIQGGNDQSDIPDLLTP, from the coding sequence ATGACAGGCGGCAGAAGCATCAACCCTATCGGGGTGTGGAAAGAAGGTCCGGCCGTGACCGCAGAAAAGGCTTTGACCGCAGAAGCGGACTGGCAAGACGCAGAATCCCGAGTCGCAGAAGCGAAAACAGCTGCTGGGACGGGACCTGCATCGAGCGCCGCGATATTTTTCGAAAATAGCGAAGACATCAAAAGAAGTGACCCAAACCAGCACAATATATGGGATACTATGGCCATTGAAAAAATAATATTTATCACCAACAACCCGCAAACATCCAAAGGGCATCCATCTGCCGCAGACCAAAGATTCAGTAAGCGCTTTGAGCATGAGGCCCCTTTGATCATTAAAGATTGCGATAATGGAACCTATGCATACGGTAGAATGTACAACTACAGCCGCGGCGGCATTTACTTTGAGTCCGATGCAGTGTTTAAGCCTGGCACCTGTGTTCGAGTCGACATCGAAAGAGCTCAACACAGTCTGGCCGCCGATAGTTATTATGCAGCAGTAAGGTGGTGCAAAGAAATATTCGATGCGGTGGTTTTATATGATTACGGAATTGGTATTGAATTTGACCGCAAAATAAACCGCAGTGCAGCCATCGGAAGACTGCGTCTTATTCAAGGCGGCAACGACCAGAGCGATATCCCTGACCTTCTCACACCTTAA
- a CDS encoding LON peptidase substrate-binding domain-containing protein — protein MQTETVIPIFPLGLVLLPQMSLPLHIFEDRYKQMTKECLASNRAFGIVYFSGKQFETKGCTARIIKILKRYDDGRLDIITRGENRFSIKELYDKKPYLEASVEFFDDQPQQHSESAQKMAHTCIQLLRQINAMTGQYTDGEFSDQLDTKSVSFLAAACDGFSYREKQRFLEMTHTNSRLQKTAEALEKLVHRLSITSEIERIIGGNGNLPESLQDGVKQKH, from the coding sequence ATGCAAACAGAAACCGTTATACCCATATTCCCGCTGGGCCTGGTGTTGTTGCCCCAGATGTCTTTACCCCTGCACATTTTTGAGGATCGTTATAAGCAGATGACCAAAGAATGCCTGGCAAGCAATAGGGCTTTTGGTATTGTGTATTTTAGCGGCAAACAATTCGAAACCAAGGGGTGTACCGCGCGCATCATCAAAATACTGAAACGCTATGATGATGGCCGTTTAGACATTATTACCAGAGGTGAGAACCGTTTCAGCATCAAAGAATTGTATGACAAAAAGCCATATTTAGAGGCAAGCGTTGAATTCTTTGATGATCAGCCGCAGCAACATTCAGAATCAGCGCAAAAAATGGCCCACACCTGTATTCAGCTGCTCAGACAAATTAACGCCATGACCGGTCAATACACCGATGGTGAGTTCAGCGATCAGCTGGATACGAAATCAGTATCCTTTCTGGCCGCGGCCTGCGATGGTTTCAGTTACCGTGAAAAACAGCGGTTTTTGGAGATGACACACACCAACAGCCGATTGCAAAAGACCGCCGAAGCCCTTGAAAAATTGGTTCATCGTCTAAGCATTACCAGTGAAATTGAACGGATTATTGGCGGAAACGGGAATTTGCCCGAATCGCTACAAGATGGGGTCAAACAGAAACACTGA
- the uvsE gene encoding UV DNA damage repair endonuclease UvsE, translated as MLRLGLCCLFREAPIKFRRTTAKYLATKSRQQQKAYLSEICLHNANALMNALQFCQQNRIGGFRVNSQILPLKTHPDHRYDLQVLPDYQQILRQFRKCGAFSRKHNLRVTFHPDQFILLSSPDSGVTQRSVADLTYQAEVASWIQADVLNIHAGGAYGDKPQTLRRLARRIEKLPENVKTRLTLENDDRIFTPADLLPFCKETGIPFVYDVHHHRCLPDGMDVESATEQALETWDREPLFHISSPLGGWKTNNPRPHHDYINIRDFPKNWLDLRMTVEVEAKAKELAVLKLRKDLLCKHRCTEALKK; from the coding sequence ATGCTGCGTTTGGGATTGTGCTGTCTTTTTCGTGAAGCACCCATTAAATTCAGACGGACAACCGCCAAATACCTGGCAACAAAATCCCGTCAGCAACAAAAAGCATATCTGTCAGAAATATGCCTGCACAATGCAAATGCGCTGATGAACGCTTTGCAATTTTGTCAACAAAATAGGATCGGCGGCTTTCGTGTCAACAGTCAAATTTTGCCGCTGAAAACCCACCCTGACCACCGATACGACCTGCAAGTGCTGCCCGATTATCAGCAAATCTTAAGGCAGTTTCGAAAATGTGGTGCGTTTAGCCGCAAGCACAACCTGCGTGTCACCTTTCACCCGGATCAGTTTATCTTGCTATCATCGCCGGATTCAGGCGTTACCCAACGGTCTGTTGCCGATTTAACATACCAGGCAGAAGTGGCTTCTTGGATACAAGCAGATGTGCTCAACATTCATGCCGGAGGAGCTTACGGCGATAAGCCCCAAACCCTGCGTCGCCTGGCCCGCCGCATTGAAAAACTGCCAGAAAATGTCAAAACCCGTTTAACACTGGAAAATGATGATCGCATATTTACTCCCGCTGATTTATTGCCGTTTTGCAAAGAGACCGGCATTCCATTCGTCTATGACGTGCATCATCACCGTTGCCTGCCCGATGGGATGGATGTAGAATCGGCCACCGAGCAAGCGCTGGAAACCTGGGATCGAGAACCGCTGTTTCATATTTCAAGCCCGTTGGGCGGCTGGAAAACCAATAATCCCCGGCCACACCATGACTACATCAACATCAGAGATTTTCCTAAAAATTGGTTGGATTTGCGCATGACTGTTGAAGTTGAAGCCAAGGCCAAAGAACTGGCGGTTTTGAAATTAAGAAAAGATCTGCTCTGCAAACACCGTTGCACAGAGGCATTGAAAAAATGA